One region of Collinsella aerofaciens ATCC 25986 genomic DNA includes:
- the istB gene encoding IS21-like element helper ATPase IstB has protein sequence MGAVAEGSPSIRAQANLSALGLHEMAASLPDYVRMVAAGERGFASALEEMTRVEVAAREVRITSQRIRSSGFPYVKGLADFDWDFQPSVPRAEIEELATLRFVERAENVLFVGSPGVGKTHLAVALGIEAVRAGREVRFVDCARLVEDLEDASSRGILKKRLKYYAHSRLLIIDELGYLDVGSAGADLLFQLISTRYEQRSTIITTNVGISGWGRVFGDDVAASAIADRVCHHCHLVKITGRSYRLKDLPRDGPVKP, from the coding sequence ATGGGCGCCGTCGCGGAGGGTAGCCCCTCGATCAGGGCGCAGGCGAACCTCTCCGCGCTCGGGCTGCACGAGATGGCGGCGTCCCTGCCCGACTACGTGAGGATGGTCGCCGCGGGCGAGCGGGGCTTCGCCTCCGCCCTCGAGGAGATGACGCGCGTCGAGGTCGCCGCCCGGGAGGTCAGGATTACCAGCCAGCGCATACGGTCGTCGGGGTTCCCCTACGTCAAGGGGCTGGCGGACTTCGACTGGGACTTCCAGCCGTCGGTCCCGCGCGCCGAGATCGAGGAGCTCGCGACCCTGAGGTTCGTCGAGCGGGCCGAGAACGTCCTGTTCGTGGGGAGCCCCGGCGTGGGCAAGACGCACCTCGCCGTCGCGCTGGGCATCGAGGCGGTCAGGGCGGGGCGCGAGGTCAGGTTCGTGGACTGCGCCCGGCTCGTCGAGGACCTGGAGGACGCCTCGTCGCGCGGCATCCTCAAGAAGAGGCTCAAGTACTACGCCCACTCGAGGCTGCTGATCATCGACGAGCTCGGCTACCTCGACGTCGGTAGCGCGGGCGCGGACCTGCTGTTCCAGCTGATATCGACGCGCTACGAGCAGCGCTCGACGATCATCACCACCAACGTGGGGATCAGCGGCTGGGGCAGGGTGTTCGGGGACGACGTGGCGGCGAGCGCGATCGCGGACAGGGTGTGCCACCACTGCCACCTGGTCAAGATAACGGGCAGGTCCTACAGGCTGAAGGACCTGCCGAGGGACGGTCCCGTCAAGCCGTGA
- the pdxT gene encoding pyridoxal 5'-phosphate synthase glutaminase subunit PdxT, whose amino-acid sequence MSDYADQTVAVLAVQGAFAEHEARLSELGARCIELRQAADLKQDFDRLVLPGGESTVQGKLLDELGVLEELCARIAEGMPVLGTCAGLILLAHDLAAHDDKGTPRLATMDVLVERNAYGRQLGSFRTKGQVAGIDGEVPLTFIRAPRIVEVHGDAKALAKVDGRIVAARQGNQLGVTFHPELDEDTRLHELFLQM is encoded by the coding sequence ATGAGCGATTATGCAGACCAAACGGTCGCCGTGCTGGCGGTCCAAGGTGCTTTTGCCGAGCACGAGGCGAGGCTGTCCGAGCTGGGCGCACGTTGTATTGAGCTGAGGCAGGCGGCTGATTTGAAGCAGGACTTTGACCGTCTGGTACTTCCCGGCGGCGAGTCTACCGTTCAAGGGAAGCTGCTTGATGAGTTGGGCGTGCTCGAGGAGCTTTGTGCCCGTATCGCTGAAGGCATGCCCGTCCTGGGCACCTGCGCCGGCCTGATTCTGCTGGCTCACGACCTTGCCGCCCATGACGATAAGGGCACGCCGCGTTTGGCAACCATGGATGTACTTGTCGAGCGCAATGCCTACGGCAGGCAGCTCGGCAGTTTTCGAACCAAGGGGCAGGTAGCCGGCATCGACGGTGAAGTGCCGCTGACATTTATCCGCGCGCCCCGAATCGTCGAGGTCCACGGCGACGCCAAGGCCTTAGCGAAAGTCGACGGGCGCATCGTCGCCGCCCGCCAGGGCAACCAGCTCGGCGTAACCTTCCACCCCGAACTCGACGAAGACACCCGCCTCCACGAACTGTTCCTACAAATGTAG
- the pdxS gene encoding pyridoxal 5'-phosphate synthase lyase subunit PdxS, whose translation MAEQTSKADRVKLNRELAQMLKGGVIMDVTTPEQARIAEEAGACAVMALERIPADIRAAGGVSRMSDPKMIKGIQEAVSIPVMAKCRIGHIVEAQVLQAIEIDYIDESEVLSPADDVYHIDKTQFDVPFVCGARDLGEALRRVAEGATMIRTKGEPGTGDVVQAVRHMRKIQKQIRDVVALRDDELFEAAKQLQVPVELVREVHATGKLPVVNFAAGGVATPADAALMMQLGAEGVFVGSGIFKSGDPAKRAAAIVKAVANFTDAKLIAELSEDLGEAMVGINADEIEIIMEERGR comes from the coding sequence ATGGCAGAACAGACCAGCAAGGCCGATCGCGTCAAACTCAATCGCGAGCTCGCGCAGATGCTCAAGGGCGGCGTCATCATGGACGTCACCACACCCGAGCAGGCGCGCATCGCCGAGGAGGCAGGCGCCTGCGCCGTCATGGCACTCGAGCGCATTCCGGCCGATATCCGTGCCGCGGGCGGCGTCTCGCGCATGAGCGACCCCAAGATGATCAAGGGCATCCAGGAGGCCGTCTCCATCCCTGTTATGGCCAAGTGCCGCATCGGCCACATTGTCGAGGCGCAGGTCCTGCAGGCCATCGAGATCGACTACATCGATGAGTCCGAGGTTCTCTCCCCTGCCGATGACGTCTATCACATCGACAAGACCCAGTTTGACGTGCCGTTTGTCTGCGGCGCCCGTGATCTGGGCGAGGCGCTGCGCCGTGTTGCCGAAGGCGCCACGATGATCCGCACCAAGGGCGAGCCGGGCACGGGCGACGTGGTCCAGGCCGTGCGCCACATGCGCAAGATCCAAAAGCAGATCCGCGACGTTGTTGCCCTGCGTGACGACGAGCTCTTTGAGGCAGCCAAGCAGCTGCAGGTTCCGGTCGAGCTGGTGCGTGAGGTCCATGCCACGGGTAAGCTTCCCGTCGTGAACTTTGCCGCCGGCGGCGTAGCGACCCCCGCCGACGCCGCGCTGATGATGCAGCTGGGCGCCGAAGGCGTCTTTGTCGGCTCGGGCATCTTTAAGAGCGGCGACCCCGCCAAGCGCGCAGCCGCCATCGTCAAGGCCGTGGCCAACTTCACCGATGCCAAGCTCATTGCCGAGCTTTCGGAGGACCTGGGCGAGGCCATGGTGGGCATCAACGCCGACGAGATCGAGATTATCATGGAGGAGCGCGGACGCTAG
- a CDS encoding PLP-dependent aminotransferase family protein gives MLDYNLEKRGEASLYEYVYQKIRDDIVAGRIAAGEHLPSKRAFASHLGISVITIENAYSQLLAEGYICSMPRRGYYACELPDAPVLASAAEGIDRDAASAGPSAHDVNGQVERFDALSPSALEAARLWQSALRATLASEDEREIFSPAPAQGTARLRRAIAHHLRGTRGMNVDPNNIVIGAGAQLLDTMLVQLLGADKVYAVEDPGYLRLTRIYQAMGCKVRHIPLDDEGVDLSALQKTGTDVLHLMPSHQYPTGLVTSIARRYALLSWAAERPGRYLIEDDFDCEFRLAGKPIPALASIDAAQSVIYTNTFSKSLSSALRLAYMVLPDELMERFRRNLGFYASSVSSVDQVALARLLESGDYERHVNRVRVRAREARDGLMALVRKVFPAGEVSIEHADAGLYCIVVAERGAGGSSFVRALTRSSIPFVDISDCYWCADGASVPENSSQILVQYDDLSPKALNTLESQLMGALCNLSE, from the coding sequence ATGCTTGACTACAATTTGGAAAAACGCGGCGAAGCATCGCTTTATGAGTATGTTTACCAGAAAATTCGAGATGATATTGTTGCTGGACGTATTGCGGCGGGGGAGCATCTTCCGTCTAAGCGCGCCTTTGCCAGTCATCTGGGAATCAGTGTCATTACCATCGAGAATGCATATAGCCAGTTACTTGCCGAGGGCTATATTTGCTCAATGCCGCGTCGTGGCTACTACGCTTGCGAGCTTCCGGATGCACCGGTTTTGGCTTCGGCTGCGGAGGGCATCGACCGAGATGCCGCCTCTGCGGGTCCCAGCGCGCATGATGTCAACGGACAGGTCGAGCGATTCGATGCACTTTCTCCTTCCGCTTTGGAGGCGGCGCGGCTTTGGCAAAGCGCACTACGGGCGACGCTGGCATCCGAAGATGAGCGCGAAATCTTTTCGCCCGCACCGGCGCAGGGCACCGCTCGGCTGCGACGCGCAATTGCTCACCACCTGCGTGGGACAAGGGGCATGAATGTCGATCCCAATAACATTGTTATCGGCGCGGGCGCCCAGCTGCTCGATACCATGTTGGTTCAGTTGCTTGGCGCTGACAAGGTGTATGCCGTTGAGGACCCGGGCTATTTACGTCTGACGCGCATCTATCAGGCTATGGGCTGCAAAGTTCGACATATCCCGTTGGATGATGAGGGCGTGGACTTGAGCGCTCTGCAGAAAACCGGGACCGATGTACTTCATCTGATGCCGTCCCATCAGTATCCGACCGGCCTTGTGACGAGCATTGCGCGGCGCTATGCGCTTCTGAGCTGGGCCGCCGAGCGACCAGGTCGGTATCTCATCGAAGATGACTTTGATTGTGAGTTTCGCCTTGCCGGGAAGCCGATTCCCGCGCTCGCGTCGATCGATGCCGCCCAGTCGGTTATCTACACCAACACGTTTTCGAAGAGCCTTTCATCGGCGTTGCGTTTGGCGTACATGGTGTTGCCCGATGAGTTAATGGAGCGGTTTAGGCGCAACCTTGGTTTCTACGCCTCGTCGGTGAGCTCTGTTGATCAGGTCGCTTTGGCGCGTTTGCTGGAATCGGGTGATTACGAGCGACATGTGAACCGCGTGCGCGTTCGTGCTCGCGAGGCGCGTGATGGCCTGATGGCGCTTGTGCGGAAGGTATTTCCGGCAGGAGAGGTCTCGATCGAGCATGCAGACGCGGGCCTTTACTGTATCGTGGTTGCGGAGCGTGGAGCGGGCGGAAGCTCTTTTGTGCGGGCCCTCACGCGCTCGAGTATCCCTTTTGTCGATATCAGTGACTGTTATTGGTGTGCCGATGGCGCATCTGTCCCTGAAAACTCAAGTCAAATTCTTGTTCAGTATGACGATTTGAGTCCAAAAGCGCTAAATACCTTGGAATCGCAGCTAATGGGAGCACTCTGCAACCTAAGTGAGTAG
- a CDS encoding ferritin family protein, producing MMKFVCPVCGYVEEFDGDQLPEDFKCPQCGVPGSRFLKQEEGQLEWAAEHVVGVAKMEGVSEDIVADLRANFEGECSEVGMYLAMARVAHREGYPEIGLYWEKAAHEEAEHAAKFAELLGEVVTDSTKKNLEMRVEAENGATAGKTDLAKRAKAAGLDAIHDTVHEMARDEARHGKAFAGLLKRYFG from the coding sequence ATCATGAAGTTTGTTTGCCCCGTTTGCGGTTATGTGGAAGAGTTCGACGGCGACCAGCTGCCCGAGGATTTTAAGTGCCCCCAGTGCGGCGTTCCCGGTTCTCGTTTCCTGAAGCAGGAGGAGGGCCAGCTCGAGTGGGCCGCTGAGCACGTCGTGGGCGTCGCCAAGATGGAGGGTGTCTCTGAGGACATCGTTGCCGACCTGCGCGCCAACTTTGAGGGCGAGTGCTCCGAGGTCGGTATGTACCTGGCCATGGCTCGCGTCGCTCATCGCGAGGGCTATCCCGAGATCGGCCTGTACTGGGAAAAGGCTGCCCACGAGGAGGCCGAGCATGCCGCCAAGTTCGCCGAGCTCCTGGGCGAGGTCGTGACCGACTCCACCAAGAAGAACCTCGAGATGCGCGTTGAGGCCGAGAACGGCGCCACCGCCGGCAAGACCGATCTTGCCAAGCGTGCCAAGGCCGCCGGCCTCGATGCCATCCACGACACCGTGCACGAGATGGCTCGCGACGAGGCCCGCCACGGCAAGGCTTTCGCCGGCCTGCTCAAGCGCTACTTTGGCTAA
- a CDS encoding iron-containing alcohol dehydrogenase encodes MHLARRAWCRTYQTVFRIALPILPYTEPRILEHAEDVPAVLQKRSIQKVLIVTDPGIARLGLTAPLETALACRGIGVTVYAETRANPTVSNVEEAASLYRERACQAIIGFGGGSAMDCAKGVGARIAQPNKPINKMRGLLRIHRRLPLLIAVPTTAGTGSEVTLAAVITDDETHYKYPINDFVLIPRFAVHDPEFTRGLPASITGRTGMDALTHAVEAFIGRSTTPYTRKMARQAVQLIHDNLLEAYEHGDNMRARRNMLSAAYKAGVAFTRSYVGYVHAIAHSLGGRYGIPHGLANAIILPHMLRAYGDAAAPKLADLARMAGIAPATAQDSLAAEAFIDWVDRMNEALGIPKYVSGIRRSDIPQMAAHADAEANPLYPVPLLMDRLELEHMYEVVAGGMFEGEN; translated from the coding sequence ATGCATCTAGCCCGTCGTGCCTGGTGCCGAACATATCAGACGGTTTTTCGCATTGCATTGCCGATCCTGCCCTATACCGAGCCGCGCATTTTAGAGCATGCCGAGGATGTGCCCGCGGTGCTTCAAAAGCGCTCGATCCAGAAGGTCCTTATCGTGACGGATCCCGGCATTGCCCGTCTGGGGCTCACGGCACCGCTCGAGACGGCGCTCGCATGCAGGGGGATTGGCGTTACGGTCTATGCCGAAACGCGTGCGAACCCCACGGTCTCAAACGTGGAAGAAGCGGCGTCCCTGTATCGAGAGCGCGCCTGCCAGGCCATTATCGGCTTTGGCGGTGGCTCGGCCATGGACTGCGCCAAGGGTGTGGGGGCGCGCATTGCGCAGCCAAACAAGCCCATCAATAAGATGCGCGGGCTGCTGCGGATTCATCGTCGTCTGCCGCTGCTCATTGCCGTTCCCACCACGGCAGGCACGGGAAGCGAGGTCACGCTTGCGGCGGTAATTACCGATGACGAGACGCACTACAAGTACCCCATTAACGACTTTGTGCTTATCCCGCGCTTTGCGGTGCACGACCCTGAGTTTACGCGCGGTCTGCCCGCCTCCATTACGGGGCGGACGGGCATGGATGCCCTGACGCATGCCGTCGAGGCGTTTATCGGGCGAAGTACTACGCCCTATACGCGCAAGATGGCGCGACAGGCGGTGCAGCTCATCCACGACAATTTGCTCGAGGCCTATGAACATGGCGACAACATGCGTGCACGTCGCAATATGCTTTCGGCTGCGTATAAGGCGGGCGTTGCGTTTACCCGCTCCTATGTCGGATATGTGCATGCCATCGCGCACAGTCTGGGCGGCCGATACGGAATTCCGCACGGTTTGGCCAACGCGATCATCCTGCCGCACATGCTTCGCGCTTATGGTGACGCCGCCGCCCCCAAGCTTGCCGATCTTGCTCGCATGGCGGGCATTGCGCCGGCTACCGCGCAGGACAGTCTTGCGGCCGAGGCCTTTATCGATTGGGTCGACCGCATGAACGAGGCCCTGGGAATCCCCAAATATGTCTCGGGTATTCGCCGCTCCGATATTCCGCAAATGGCGGCCCATGCCGATGCCGAGGCCAATCCCCTGTATCCCGTTCCGCTTCTAATGGATCGCTTGGAGCTCGAGCATATGTACGAAGTCGTTGCGGGTGGTATGTTTGAGGGCGAGAACTAG
- a CDS encoding aldehyde dehydrogenase — MNTEEIARIVGDQRAYFKTHATFDVDARRRALVGLRDAVRAHEADIAHALKTDLGKSHDEAYMCEIGTSLSEIRHQIAHVARWSRPRLRPCDLANAVSACKTQAVPYGVTLIMAPWNYPFLLTLEPLAGALAAGNTVVIKPSAYAPASSAVLKQICEEAFDPRLVTVVEGGRAENEALLDECWDKIFFTGSVPVGKLVMERASKNLTPVTLELGGKSPCIVDATANLKVAARRIAFGKWLNVGQTCVAPDYLLVDARVHDELLDLIKEEARRMFGEHPLDNEDYGHIVNAKHFARVRGLIDPDKVVLGGTARETSLKIEPTILDGVTPDDAVMQEEIFGPILPVLTFESLDEAEAFITDRPTPLALYIFSQDRAVQQRFVRYVPFGGGCVNDTIMHLATSHMGFGGMGASGMGQYHGRESFDTFSHKKSIVNKATWLDVPFRYAPYASWKHKFVRMFVH, encoded by the coding sequence ATGAACACCGAGGAAATTGCGCGCATTGTCGGCGATCAGCGCGCCTACTTTAAGACGCACGCCACGTTTGATGTCGATGCTCGACGTCGTGCGCTCGTGGGTTTACGCGATGCGGTGCGTGCCCATGAGGCCGATATTGCCCATGCGCTCAAGACCGATTTGGGAAAGTCGCATGACGAGGCCTATATGTGCGAGATCGGCACGTCGCTTTCCGAGATTCGACATCAGATCGCTCACGTGGCTCGGTGGAGTCGTCCGCGCCTGCGTCCGTGCGATCTCGCTAACGCCGTGAGCGCGTGCAAAACGCAAGCCGTGCCCTATGGCGTCACGCTCATCATGGCTCCGTGGAACTACCCGTTTTTGCTAACACTCGAGCCGCTCGCCGGCGCCCTTGCCGCGGGCAATACCGTGGTCATCAAGCCGAGTGCCTATGCTCCGGCATCGAGCGCGGTGCTCAAGCAAATCTGTGAAGAGGCATTTGATCCGCGCCTGGTGACGGTTGTCGAGGGCGGGCGCGCCGAGAACGAAGCGTTGCTCGATGAGTGCTGGGACAAGATCTTCTTTACCGGTAGCGTTCCGGTCGGCAAGCTCGTCATGGAGCGCGCAAGTAAAAACCTTACGCCCGTGACGCTTGAGCTGGGCGGAAAGAGTCCCTGTATCGTGGATGCGACGGCAAACTTGAAGGTTGCGGCACGGCGTATCGCCTTTGGTAAGTGGCTCAACGTGGGGCAGACCTGCGTGGCGCCCGACTACCTACTGGTCGATGCGCGCGTGCACGATGAGCTGCTGGACCTTATCAAGGAGGAGGCCCGCCGTATGTTTGGCGAGCATCCGCTCGATAACGAGGATTACGGGCATATCGTCAACGCCAAGCATTTTGCGCGCGTGCGCGGGCTGATCGATCCCGATAAGGTCGTGCTTGGAGGCACCGCGCGGGAGACTTCGCTGAAGATCGAGCCGACGATTTTGGACGGCGTGACCCCCGATGACGCCGTGATGCAGGAGGAGATCTTCGGTCCCATCTTGCCGGTGCTGACGTTTGAGAGCCTAGACGAGGCCGAAGCGTTTATTACGGATCGTCCGACGCCGCTGGCTCTGTATATCTTTAGCCAGGATCGCGCAGTTCAGCAGCGCTTCGTGCGTTACGTGCCCTTTGGCGGCGGCTGCGTCAACGACACGATTATGCACTTGGCTACGAGCCATATGGGCTTTGGTGGCATGGGTGCGAGCGGTATGGGGCAGTACCATGGACGCGAGAGCTTCGATACGTTTAGCCACAAGAAGAGCATCGTGAACAAGGCAACGTGGCTGGACGTGCCATTCCGCTATGCTCCTTACGCAAGCTGGAAGCACAAGTTCGTGCGCATGTTTGTGCATTAG
- a CDS encoding HIRAN domain-containing protein, with protein MYEPSRVLLSFHIAGFQYADGALVLGDLKAGDKLTLCAERDNPHDPEVVAIYYGNTKLGYVPGNEVGPLSLMMYYGHEDVFEARVQQVAPERSPWHQVRVGLYVVDAR; from the coding sequence ATGTACGAGCCTTCACGTGTTCTTCTGTCATTTCACATTGCAGGATTTCAGTATGCCGATGGCGCCTTGGTCCTGGGCGATCTTAAAGCGGGCGATAAGCTGACGCTGTGTGCCGAGCGCGATAATCCCCATGACCCTGAGGTGGTTGCGATTTATTACGGCAACACCAAGCTTGGCTATGTTCCGGGAAACGAGGTCGGCCCGCTGTCCTTGATGATGTATTACGGCCACGAGGACGTATTTGAGGCCCGCGTGCAACAGGTTGCCCCCGAGCGCAGCCCGTGGCATCAGGTGCGCGTTGGGCTCTATGTGGTGGATGCTCGCTAG